One region of Camelina sativa cultivar DH55 chromosome 6, Cs, whole genome shotgun sequence genomic DNA includes:
- the LOC104791246 gene encoding probable 2-oxoglutarate-dependent dioxygenase At3g49630 isoform X1 produces MATDFKSLPVIDISPLLLKCDDPDMAEDAGVTEVVRQLDRACRDAGFFYVQIGHGISEVLINRVREITREFFKLPYEEKLKIKMTPAAGYRGYQRIGENVTKGVPDIHEAIDCYKELKQGEYGDTGKVMEGPNQWPENPQEFKDLMEEYIKLCIDLSTKILRGISIALCGSPYEFEGKMAGDPFWVMRLIGYPGAPFTNGKPENDIGCGAHTDYGLLTLVNQDDDKTALQVRNFGGDWISAIPILGSFVCNIGDMLKILSNGIYESTLHRVINSSPQYRVCVAFFYETNFDAVVEPLDICKQKYPGGTGGSQVFKRAVYGEHLVSKVQTNFAM; encoded by the exons ATGGCGACGGACTTCAAATCTCTACCAGTCATCG ACATATCTCCTCTACTTCTCAAGTGTGATGATCCCGACATGGCGGAGGATGCTGGCGTGACAGAGGTTGTCCGGCAACTTGATAGAGCTTGCCGGGACGCCGGATTCTTCTACGTG caGATAGGTCATGGGATCTCAGAGGTTCTTATCAATAGAGTCAGAGAGATCACGCGTGAGTTCTTTAAGCTTCCTTATGAAGAGAAACTTAAGATCAAGATGACTCCAGCTGCTGGCTACAG AGGATATCAGAGAATTGGAGAAAATGTAACTAAGGGAGTACCAGATATCCACGAAGCCATTGAT TGTTACAAAGAGTTAAAGCAAGGGGAGTATGGTGATACAGGAAAGGTTATGGAAGGCCCAAACCAGTG GCCAGAGAATCCTCAAGAGTTTAAAGATTTGATGGAAGAGTATATTAAGCTCTGTATAG ATCTTTCTACAAAGATCTTGAGAGGAATCTCCATAGCTCTTTGCGGATCACCTTATGAGTTTGAAGGAAAGATGGCTGGTGATCCTTTTTGGGTTATGCGTCTTATTGGCTATCCAGGTGCTCCTTTCACAAATGGCAAACCGGAAAATGATATCGGATG TGGAGCTCACACTGACTATG GCTTGTTAACTCTTGTGAATCAAGATGATGACAAAACTGCACTTCAG GTGAGAAACTTTGGCGGCGATTGGATATCAGCCATTCCTATTCTTGGATCATTTGTTTGCAACATTGGTGACATGTTAAAG ATACTTTCAAACGGAATATACGAATCTACACTTCATAGAGTGATCAATAGCTCTCCTCAATACCGTGTCTGTGTCGCATTCTTCTACGAG ACTAACTTCGACGCGGTGGTGGAGCCATTGGATATATGTAAACAGAAGTACCCTGGAGGGACAGGAGGATCCCAAGTTTTCAAAAGAGCTGTCTATGGAGAGCATCTGGTAAGCAAAGTCCAGACCAACTTTGCTATGTAA
- the LOC104791246 gene encoding probable 2-oxoglutarate-dependent dioxygenase At3g49630 isoform X2: MATDFKSLPVIDISPLLLKCDDPDMAEDAGVTEVVRQLDRACRDAGFFYVIGHGISEVLINRVREITREFFKLPYEEKLKIKMTPAAGYRGYQRIGENVTKGVPDIHEAIDCYKELKQGEYGDTGKVMEGPNQWPENPQEFKDLMEEYIKLCIDLSTKILRGISIALCGSPYEFEGKMAGDPFWVMRLIGYPGAPFTNGKPENDIGCGAHTDYGLLTLVNQDDDKTALQVRNFGGDWISAIPILGSFVCNIGDMLKILSNGIYESTLHRVINSSPQYRVCVAFFYETNFDAVVEPLDICKQKYPGGTGGSQVFKRAVYGEHLVSKVQTNFAM, translated from the exons ATGGCGACGGACTTCAAATCTCTACCAGTCATCG ACATATCTCCTCTACTTCTCAAGTGTGATGATCCCGACATGGCGGAGGATGCTGGCGTGACAGAGGTTGTCCGGCAACTTGATAGAGCTTGCCGGGACGCCGGATTCTTCTACGTG ATAGGTCATGGGATCTCAGAGGTTCTTATCAATAGAGTCAGAGAGATCACGCGTGAGTTCTTTAAGCTTCCTTATGAAGAGAAACTTAAGATCAAGATGACTCCAGCTGCTGGCTACAG AGGATATCAGAGAATTGGAGAAAATGTAACTAAGGGAGTACCAGATATCCACGAAGCCATTGAT TGTTACAAAGAGTTAAAGCAAGGGGAGTATGGTGATACAGGAAAGGTTATGGAAGGCCCAAACCAGTG GCCAGAGAATCCTCAAGAGTTTAAAGATTTGATGGAAGAGTATATTAAGCTCTGTATAG ATCTTTCTACAAAGATCTTGAGAGGAATCTCCATAGCTCTTTGCGGATCACCTTATGAGTTTGAAGGAAAGATGGCTGGTGATCCTTTTTGGGTTATGCGTCTTATTGGCTATCCAGGTGCTCCTTTCACAAATGGCAAACCGGAAAATGATATCGGATG TGGAGCTCACACTGACTATG GCTTGTTAACTCTTGTGAATCAAGATGATGACAAAACTGCACTTCAG GTGAGAAACTTTGGCGGCGATTGGATATCAGCCATTCCTATTCTTGGATCATTTGTTTGCAACATTGGTGACATGTTAAAG ATACTTTCAAACGGAATATACGAATCTACACTTCATAGAGTGATCAATAGCTCTCCTCAATACCGTGTCTGTGTCGCATTCTTCTACGAG ACTAACTTCGACGCGGTGGTGGAGCCATTGGATATATGTAAACAGAAGTACCCTGGAGGGACAGGAGGATCCCAAGTTTTCAAAAGAGCTGTCTATGGAGAGCATCTGGTAAGCAAAGTCCAGACCAACTTTGCTATGTAA
- the LOC104791246 gene encoding probable 2-oxoglutarate-dependent dioxygenase At3g49630 isoform X3 yields MATDFKSLPVIDISPLLLKCDDPDMAEDAGVTEVVRQLDRACRDAGFFYVQIGHGISEVLINRVREITREFFKLPYEEKLKIKMTPAAGYRGYQRIGENVTKGVPDIHEAIDCYKELKQGEYGDTGKVMEGPNQWPENPQEFKDLMEEYIKLCIDLSTKILRGISIALCGSPYEFEGKMAGDPFWVMRLIGYPGAPFTNGKPENDIGCGAHTDYGLLTLVNQDDDKTALQILSNGIYESTLHRVINSSPQYRVCVAFFYETNFDAVVEPLDICKQKYPGGTGGSQVFKRAVYGEHLVSKVQTNFAM; encoded by the exons ATGGCGACGGACTTCAAATCTCTACCAGTCATCG ACATATCTCCTCTACTTCTCAAGTGTGATGATCCCGACATGGCGGAGGATGCTGGCGTGACAGAGGTTGTCCGGCAACTTGATAGAGCTTGCCGGGACGCCGGATTCTTCTACGTG caGATAGGTCATGGGATCTCAGAGGTTCTTATCAATAGAGTCAGAGAGATCACGCGTGAGTTCTTTAAGCTTCCTTATGAAGAGAAACTTAAGATCAAGATGACTCCAGCTGCTGGCTACAG AGGATATCAGAGAATTGGAGAAAATGTAACTAAGGGAGTACCAGATATCCACGAAGCCATTGAT TGTTACAAAGAGTTAAAGCAAGGGGAGTATGGTGATACAGGAAAGGTTATGGAAGGCCCAAACCAGTG GCCAGAGAATCCTCAAGAGTTTAAAGATTTGATGGAAGAGTATATTAAGCTCTGTATAG ATCTTTCTACAAAGATCTTGAGAGGAATCTCCATAGCTCTTTGCGGATCACCTTATGAGTTTGAAGGAAAGATGGCTGGTGATCCTTTTTGGGTTATGCGTCTTATTGGCTATCCAGGTGCTCCTTTCACAAATGGCAAACCGGAAAATGATATCGGATG TGGAGCTCACACTGACTATG GCTTGTTAACTCTTGTGAATCAAGATGATGACAAAACTGCACTTCAG ATACTTTCAAACGGAATATACGAATCTACACTTCATAGAGTGATCAATAGCTCTCCTCAATACCGTGTCTGTGTCGCATTCTTCTACGAG ACTAACTTCGACGCGGTGGTGGAGCCATTGGATATATGTAAACAGAAGTACCCTGGAGGGACAGGAGGATCCCAAGTTTTCAAAAGAGCTGTCTATGGAGAGCATCTGGTAAGCAAAGTCCAGACCAACTTTGCTATGTAA
- the LOC104791245 gene encoding protein IRREGULAR XYLEM 15-like, translating into MKNGSGNTNTKLILLHPYIQKQTSTTRLWLLAFISFFTIVFLLTLLYTRDTIPSKHTSVAAAVAAVVTRGSSSTPISNTNLPTSAINALLHYASRSNDSFHMSYGEMKSISDVLRRCAPPCNLLVFGLTHETLLWKSLNHNGRTIFVEENRYYAAYFEEIHPEIDVFDVQYTTKAHEAGELVSAAKEAAGNECRPVQNLLFSDCKLGLNDLPNHVYDVDWDVIFVDGPRGDAHEGPGRMSSIFTAAVLARSKKGGNPKTHVFVHDYYRDVERLCGDEFLCRENLVESNDLLAHYVLDKMDKNSTQFCSGRKKRSVSSLS; encoded by the coding sequence ATGAAGAACGGGTCAGGTAACACGAACACAAAGctcatccttcttcatccttaCATCCAAAAACAAACGAGCACAACTCGTTTATGGCTTCTTgctttcatctctttcttcaccATCGTGTTCCTCCTCACTCTCCTCTACACAAGAGACACAATACCTTCCAAACACACCTCCGTTGCAGCCGCTGTAGCCGCAGTCGTCACTAGAGGATCATCATCAACTCCGATCTCCAACACCAATCTACCAACGAGTGCAATCAACGCATTGCTTCACTACGCGTCAAGATCCAACGACAGTTTCCACATGTCTTACGGAGAGATGAAATCTATCTCCGACGTCCTCCGCCGTTGCGCTCCGCCGTGTAACCTCCTTGTCTTCGGCCTTACACACGAGACTCTCCTCTGGAAATCGCTAAACCACAACGGTCGAACAATCTTCGTCGAGGAGAATCGTTACTACGCAGCTTACTTCGAAGAGATCCACCCGGAGATAGACGTTTTCGATGTTCAATACACGACGAAAGCTCACGAGGCCGGAGAACTCGTCTCCGCGGCTAAAGAAGCCGCCGGAAACGAGTGTCGTCCCGTGCAAAATCTTCTCTTCTCAGATTGCAAACTCGGTCTCAATGATTTGCCTAACCACGTCTACGATGTTGACTGGGACGTAATCTTTGTGGACGGGCCACGTGGCGACGCTCACGAAGGGCCGGGGAGGATGTCGTCGATTTTCACGGCGGCGGTTCTTGCTCGGAGCAAAAAAGGCGGGAACCCGAAGACGCATGTGTTTGTGCATGACTATTACAGAGACGTTGAGAGGCTTTGTGGCGATGAGTTCTTGTGCCGTGAGAACCTAGTCGAGTCTAATGACTTGCTTGCGCACTACGTGTTGGATAAGATGGATAAAAACAGCACGCAGTTTTGCAGTGGTCGTAAGAAACGTTCGGTTTCTTCCTTGTCTTAG